The following nucleotide sequence is from Melioribacteraceae bacterium.
TGATCAATTCTTTGCCCGAGTGGCGACCGGAATTACAAAACCCAAAAATGAAATATTAGGGACTGAGTTTTCAGGAGAAGTAATAGAAACGGGCAAAAATGTTACTCGCTTTAAGAAGGGTGATCTTGTGTTTGGGGCAGCAGATGAATCGAGAGGAACTTATTCCGAATATTATACTATGCCTGAAGAAGGTCCGCTTGTTTCAAAACCCGACAATCTGTCAATGGAAGAAGCCGCATCTGTTCCATCCGGGGCTTTAACCGCTTTACCGTTTTTAAGAGATTCAGGGAAAATTAAAAAGGGTGATGAGATTTTAATAATCGGCGCGTCCGGTTCGGTTGGATCATTTGGTGTTCAACTCGCAAAATATTTTGAAGCGAAAGTAACCGGAGTTTGCAGTACTTCAAATGTTGATTTGGTAAAATCAATTGGGGCTGATTATGTAATTGATTATAAAAAAGAAGACTTCGCCCGACAAAATAAAAAGTATGATATAATATTTGATTCAATCGGGAAGAGTTCATTTAAAACATGTAAAAAGCTTTTAAGTGAAAATGGGATTTATTTAAATCCGGTTATAAGCTTTAAAATTTTATTTCAAATGATGTGGACATCAAAAGCAAGCAAGAAAAAAGCCATAATTACTTTTACAGGTTTGAGATCAAACGAAGAAAAGAAAAAAGATTTAATTTTCTTATCGGAATTAGTGGAAGCAGGTAA
It contains:
- a CDS encoding NAD(P)-dependent alcohol dehydrogenase; this translates as MKVAIYKSYGSPNVLQIKEVDKPIPKENELLIKLSASTVTTVDSIFRKGDQFFARVATGITKPKNEILGTEFSGEVIETGKNVTRFKKGDLVFGAADESRGTYSEYYTMPEEGPLVSKPDNLSMEEAASVPSGALTALPFLRDSGKIKKGDEILIIGASGSVGSFGVQLAKYFEAKVTGVCSTSNVDLVKSIGADYVIDYKKEDFARQNKKYDIIFDSIGKSSFKTCKKLLSENGIYLNPVISFKILFQMMWTSKASKKKAIITFTGLRSNEEKKKDLIFLSELVEAGKLKPVLDKIYPFEQTAEAHEYVDKGHKKGNVVIRFEQ